The genomic DNA GCAAAATATCCAACAAAAGAAAGAGACGAATCCAGATTAATGATTATTCATAGGCACAACAATAAAATTGAACATAAATATTTTAAAGATTTACATTTTTATTTCGAAGAAGGAGACACTCTTATTTTAAATAATACAAAAGTTTTTCCGGCAAGATTATTTGGAAATAAAGAAAAAACAGAAGCAAAAATAGAAGTTTTTTTACTCAGAGAATTAGATTCATCAGATAGAATTTGGGATGTTCTTGTTGATCCAGCAAGAAAAGTAAGAGTAGGAAATAAATTAAATTTTGGTTCTGGATTAACAGGAGAAGTTATAGACAATACCACTTCAAGAGGAAGAATTCTTCAAATTCATTTTAATGGAACACACGAAAAACTTATAAAAAAAATAAAGGAATTAGGAAAAACTCCTCTCCCAAAATATATTAAAAGACTACCAGAAAAAATTGACGAAATACGTTATCAAACTATTTATGCAAAAATAGAAGGATCAGTAGCTGCTCCTACAGCAGGGCTACATTTTTCAAAACATTTATTAAAAAAATTAGAAATTAAAGGAATAAATTTAGTAGAAATTACATTACATTTAGGATTGAGTAGTTTCTTTCCCGTAGAAGTAGAAGATATATCAAAACATAAAATGGATTCTGAAAAATGTTTTATAAAAAAAGATGTTTGCTCTATTATTAATAATACAATTCAACAAAAAAAACGTATATGTGCTGTAGGGACATCATCTATGCGTGCTATAGAAAGTTCAGTTTCTTCTAATAAAAACCTTAATCCATTTTCAGGATGGACAAATAAATTTATTTTTCCTCCTTATAATTTTAGTATAGCAAATACTATGATTACAAATTTTCATATGCCTAAATCTACCTTATTAATGATGATAGCAGCATTTTCCGGATATGATCTAATAATGAAAGCATACAAGATAGCTATAGAGGAAAAATATAGATTTCACTCTTATGGAGATTCCATGCTTATTTTATAAAAAAATGAATAATGTTAGATAAACTTTTTATTTTTTTATCTTCACATTTATAATAAATTTCTATGAAATCTATCCTAAATTCTATCAAAAAAACTATCAAAAAGGAAATGATTCTCTTTGAAAAAGAATTTTCAATTCTTTTAGAGAGTAAAATCCCCCTTGTAAATAAAATAACAAATTATATTATTCATAGAAAAGGAAAAGAAATACGTCCCATGTTTGTTTTTTTAATAGCAAAAATGCTTGGATGCATACAAAAAAAAACATATCATACCGCATATATAATAGAACTAATTCATACTGCTACTCTTGTTCATGATGATGTCATAGATAATAGTTCATTACGTCGAGGTTCTCTTTCAATCAATGCTATTTGGAAGAATAAAAAAGCCGTTTTAATAGGCGATTTTTTACTTTCTAAAAGCCTTTTATTAGCCACAGATAATAATTATTATGATTTACTAAAAATTATATGTAAAACCATCAAAAATATGAGTGAAGGAGAATTATTACAAATGGATAAATCGGAAAAATTAGACATTACAGAGAAAATATATAAACAAATTATTTTTTACAAAACTGCTGGTCTAATTTCTGCTTCTTGTGAAGGAGGAGCCTTATCAGTTAATGCTGAGACAAAAACAATATTTCAAATGAAAAAATTTGGAGAATTAATTGGTTTAGCATTTCAAATTCGAGACGATTTATTTGATTATGATGAATTAAATAATTCAGGAAAACCTATTGGTACTGATTTAAAAGAGAAGAAAATTACACTACCTCTTATATATGCTATTCGAAATGCTTCAAAAAATGATCAAGAATCAATCTTAAATTCCATAAAATATTATAATAATGAAAAAAGAAATCACATAATTTATTATGTTAAAAAATATGGAGGAATAAAATATGCAACAAAAAAAATGATACAAATACGTGATAGTGCTTTGAAAATATTAAATAAATATCCAGAAAGTTTAGAAAAAGAATCGTTAAAAAAAATGGTTTATTTTGTTATAGAAAGAAATATATAATAATTAACAATGAAAAATAATTTAGTGATTGTTGAATCCCCTACTAAAGCTAATACTATTCAAACATTTCTTAATAAAGATTTTTATGTTGTTCCAAGTTACGGACATCTTATAGATCTTCCGGAAAAAAAAATAGGAATTGATATTCATAAAAATTTTAAACCAAATTATGTCATTCTTCCAAAAAAAAGAAAAATAATCCAGAGATTAAAAGAATTAGTTAAAAAGTTTAATACAATATGGTTAGCTTCAGATGAAGATAGAGAGGGTGAAGCTATTGCCTATCAGATTTATAAATCTCTAAAAATACCTTCTAATAAATTTAGAAGAATAGTTTTCCATGAGATTACAAAAGATGCTATTCTTCATTCTATAAAACATCCAAGATCAATAAATTATAACCTTGTTTATGCTCAACAAACTAGAAGAATTTTAGACAGATTAGTAGGTTTTCTATTATCTCCTATATTATGGAAAAAAGTTAACACTGGATTATCTGCAGGAAGGGTTCAATCCGTTGCAGTTAGACTTATAGTAGAACGTGAAAAAGAAATACAAAAATTTAAGCCAATTTCCAAATTTCAGATATCTGGATTTTTTTCAAATGAAAATAAAGAAGTTTTTGTCGCTAAACTAGAAAAAAAAATAGATAGTAAAAAAGAAATGGAAAAAATTTTATTATCATGTATTAATTCTGATTTTTTTGTAAAAAATATTGTTGTTAAAAGAGAAAAAAAAACACCTCCACCTCCTTTTACTACTTCATCTTTACAACAAGAAGCTTCTAAAGTATTGAATTATTCCATATCTAAGACTATGTTTTTAGCACAAAAATTATATGAAAAAGGATATATTACATATATGAGAACAGATAGTCTTCATTTATCTCAGTCTTTTTTATCGGAAGTAAAAAATCATATTTTATTTTCTTATGGAAAAGAATATTTATCTCCAAAAACTTTTTCATCTGAAAAAAAATTTACTCAAGAAGCTCACGAAGCAATCCATCCTACTAATATAAAAGAATTATTGAATGATTTTGAAGATTTAAATCAAAAACGTCTTTACAAAATGATATGGGAAAGGTCAGTTATAGGACAAATGACCGATTCAAATTTAGAAATAAAAAATTTTTATATTCAGTCTTCCAATCTAAAAGATTTAGAAAACCATTCTTTTATCTATATAAATAAAACCGTAATTTTTGATGGTTTTATGAAAATAAAAAATCAAAATTTTCAAAAAGATAATATTCCAAAAATTAAAAAAGGAACTTTTCTTCAGAAAAAAGAAATTATAGCAAAAAAAATATACACAAAACATATATCTAGATATAATGAAGCATCTTTGGTAAAAAATTTGGAAAGATTAGGAATAGGGAGACCATCTACTTATGTACCTATAATATCAACAATTCAAAAAAGAAATTATATAAATAAGAAAAAAATAATAGAGGTTTCCAAAAAAAATGAAATTTTTATTCTAAACGAAAATAATATTATTATTGAAAAAAAAGAAAAAATTTATGAAAAAGAAAAAGATAAATTTATTCCGACTGAAATGGGTTTTATTACTACTGATTTTTTGAAAGAAAACTTCCAAGAAATTTTAAATTTTGATTTTACTGCAAATTTAGAAAAAGATTTTGATAATATAGCTAAGGGAGAACTTTCTTTCCAAGAAGTGATTAAGAATTTTTATGAAAAATTTCATGAGAAAATAGAATACGTAAAAAAAAACGTAAAAAAAATACATAAAGAACGATTTTTAGGAATAGATCCAATATCTAATAGAAAAATATTTGCAAAAATAGCAAGATTTGGTCCCATTTTACAGATGGGAGAATTTAAAGATAAAAAAAAACCAAAATTTTCTCCATTGTTAAGTAGTAAAAAAATAGATACTATAACTTTTGAAGAAGCATTAAAATTACTTGAATTACCTAAATCTATGGGGGTCTTTAAAGAAAATGAAATTTTCTTAAAAATGAATAAGAACAATATTTATTTCGAATATGGTAAAAATTTTTTTAAAGTAAAAGAAGATATTTTTTTTCATTCTTTTGATTTAAAAGACGCTATAAATATGATAGAAAAAAATATCAAT from Blattabacterium cuenoti includes the following:
- the queA gene encoding tRNA preQ1(34) S-adenosylmethionine ribosyltransferase-isomerase QueA — protein: MRTSNFEFDYPLDLLAKYPTKERDESRLMIIHRHNNKIEHKYFKDLHFYFEEGDTLILNNTKVFPARLFGNKEKTEAKIEVFLLRELDSSDRIWDVLVDPARKVRVGNKLNFGSGLTGEVIDNTTSRGRILQIHFNGTHEKLIKKIKELGKTPLPKYIKRLPEKIDEIRYQTIYAKIEGSVAAPTAGLHFSKHLLKKLEIKGINLVEITLHLGLSSFFPVEVEDISKHKMDSEKCFIKKDVCSIINNTIQQKKRICAVGTSSMRAIESSVSSNKNLNPFSGWTNKFIFPPYNFSIANTMITNFHMPKSTLLMMIAAFSGYDLIMKAYKIAIEEKYRFHSYGDSMLIL
- the topA gene encoding type I DNA topoisomerase, coding for MKNNLVIVESPTKANTIQTFLNKDFYVVPSYGHLIDLPEKKIGIDIHKNFKPNYVILPKKRKIIQRLKELVKKFNTIWLASDEDREGEAIAYQIYKSLKIPSNKFRRIVFHEITKDAILHSIKHPRSINYNLVYAQQTRRILDRLVGFLLSPILWKKVNTGLSAGRVQSVAVRLIVEREKEIQKFKPISKFQISGFFSNENKEVFVAKLEKKIDSKKEMEKILLSCINSDFFVKNIVVKREKKTPPPPFTTSSLQQEASKVLNYSISKTMFLAQKLYEKGYITYMRTDSLHLSQSFLSEVKNHILFSYGKEYLSPKTFSSEKKFTQEAHEAIHPTNIKELLNDFEDLNQKRLYKMIWERSVIGQMTDSNLEIKNFYIQSSNLKDLENHSFIYINKTVIFDGFMKIKNQNFQKDNIPKIKKGTFLQKKEIIAKKIYTKHISRYNEASLVKNLERLGIGRPSTYVPIISTIQKRNYINKKKIIEVSKKNEIFILNENNIIIEKKEKIYEKEKDKFIPTEMGFITTDFLKENFQEILNFDFTANLEKDFDNIAKGELSFQEVIKNFYEKFHEKIEYVKKNVKKIHKERFLGIDPISNRKIFAKIARFGPILQMGEFKDKKKPKFSPLLSSKKIDTITFEEALKLLELPKSMGVFKENEIFLKMNKNNIYFEYGKNFFKVKEDIFFHSFDLKDAINMIEKNIN
- a CDS encoding polyprenyl synthetase family protein, whose amino-acid sequence is MKSILNSIKKTIKKEMILFEKEFSILLESKIPLVNKITNYIIHRKGKEIRPMFVFLIAKMLGCIQKKTYHTAYIIELIHTATLVHDDVIDNSSLRRGSLSINAIWKNKKAVLIGDFLLSKSLLLATDNNYYDLLKIICKTIKNMSEGELLQMDKSEKLDITEKIYKQIIFYKTAGLISASCEGGALSVNAETKTIFQMKKFGELIGLAFQIRDDLFDYDELNNSGKPIGTDLKEKKITLPLIYAIRNASKNDQESILNSIKYYNNEKRNHIIYYVKKYGGIKYATKKMIQIRDSALKILNKYPESLEKESLKKMVYFVIERNI